GCTGCCGGGCGGGATCGACAGCCACGTTCACATTTCGCAGCCCTCGGGCCCCGACGTGGTGATGGCCGACGACTTCGCCTCGGCGACACGCGCGGCGGCCGCCGGCGGCAACACCATGGTGCTGCCCTTCGCGCTGCAGGAGAAGGGCACCTCGCTGCGCACCTGCGTCGAGAACTACCGTAAGCTCGCCGAAGGCGAGTGCTACATCGACACCGCGTTCCATCTCATCATCTCGGACCCGACCGCGGTGGTGCTCGGCCAGGAGCTGCCGGCGCTGGTCAAGGACGGTTACACCTCCTTCAAGGTGTTCATGACCTATGACGACCTCGTGCTCAGCGACAAGCAACTGCTCGAGGTGTTCGAGGTCGCGCGCCGCGAGGAGGCGCTGGTCATGGTTCATTGCGAGGGCTACGACGCCATCCGCTTCCTCACCAGCAAGCTCGAGCGTGAAGGCCATATCGCGCCCTATTATCATGGCACCTCGCGGCCCCAGGCGGTCGAGCGCGAGGCGACGCATCGCGCCATCAGCCATGCCGAGGTGATCGGCGTTGCCATCATGATCGTGCACGTCTCCGGCCGCGAGGCGATGGAGCAGGTGCGCTGGGCGCAGCAGCGCGGGTTGCCGGTGCATGCGGAGACCTGTCCGCAATACATCACCCTCACGGCCGACGACATGAAGGGCCTGAACATGGACATTTCAGGCGCGAAGTATGTCTGTTCGCCGCCGCCGCGTGATGTCGAGAGCCAACAGGCGATCTGGGAAGGCATCACGACCGGCGTGTTCCAGACCTTCTCATCCGACCACTGCCCCTTTCGCTACGACGATCCCAAGGGCAAGCTGACGCCGAATTCCCGCACCTCGTTCCGTTGGGTGCCGAACGGCATTCCGGGTGTCGAGACACGACTGCCGATCCTGTTCTCCGAAGGCGTCTCGAAGGGACGCATCACCCTGCAAAAGTTCGTCGAGCTGACCGCGACCAACCATGCGCGGATCTACGGCCTCTATCCGCGCAAGGGCTCGATCGGAATCGGATTTGATGCCGATATCGTGCTGTGGGACCCCAGGTTGCAGAAGCCGATCCAGCAGGCCGATCTTCACCATGGCGCCGACTATACGCCCTGGGAAGGCTTTGACGTCACCGGCTGGCCAGTCACCACCATCGCGCGAGGCCGCGTGGTGTACGAGCAGGGCAAGATCGTCGGCGACAAGGGCGCGGGCGAGGTGCTGAGCCGCGGCAAGTCGAGCCTGGTGTGATGCCACATCGGCGCGACGTGACGGATCACGTCGGCTCGATGCCGACTTCTTGATGATTCCCGCCCATGCCGCTGCGGATTGGTCGACACTCGCAATCGGCGCGCCAGTGCTGGCCGATAGTGCCGGCGTTCGACTGCCGAATTACCGATGTCGTCACCCGATGGGGGTGACCGATCCCGCCGAGGCTGGACCCGAATCCGCTTCTGGCCCATCCTGAGGGGACGCTGGCGGCCATCGCCGGTCGTTCCAACAGCAGCCTCTACGCGATGGACAGAGATCATCACGCGAGCAAGCGCGTATCCCTTGCGGGAATGCATATCGACCGGACGTCGGCCGTGCCGCTGCATTTGCAGATTGCGGCCCACATCCGCGGCTGCATTCTGCGCGGTACCTTTCCGGCTGGAACGCAATTCCTGGGCTCGCGGGAGATCGCGCGGGAACTGGGCTGCTCGCGCACGGTGGTGCTGACCGTATGGGATCTGCTCTATGCCGAGGGTTATCTGGAATCGACGCCGCGCGGCAGCGTGATGGTGGCATCCGTCGCGACGATGCATGCGGAGCCGCCGCCGGCTGCGCCGCCCGGGGCTGCGCCCGACCATATGTCGAAGCGCTGGCGATCGCTGCTTGGTCTGGAGTACGAGACCAATTGGCCGTCCATGTTCGCACCCGGCGCGCCCGACATCTCGACGTTTCCCTTCAAGGAATGGTCCCGCCTGCTGCGCCAGACCTGGCAAAATCCGAGGGAGCAGGAGTGCCTCGACCTTCCCGCCGAAGGCCACCCGCGGCTGCGCAGCGAGATCGCGAACTTTCTCGGTTCGGTGCGCGGGCTGGTCTGCTCGCCGGAAGAGGTCGTCGTCACGCCCGGTACATCGGGTGCGCTGGATTTCTGCAGCCGGATGATCCTCGATCCCGGAGACGAGGTCTGGGTCGAGGAGCCCGGCTTCGTCGAGGCCCGATGGGCGCTGACGGCGGCCGGCGCGAAGCTCGTTCCAATTCCCGTCGATGACAAGGGCCTCGTCGTTTCGGAAGGCATCAGGCGTGCGCCCCGCGCGAAGCTGATCGTGGTTACGCCGTCGCATCAATATCCGCTCGGCGTCAGCATGGGCCTGGAGCGGCGTCTCGAGCTGCTCGACTGGGCCAACAGGAACGACGTCTGGGTGATCGAGGACGATTACAATTCGGAGTTTGGGCATCGGGACAGCATGATCGCCTCCTTGCGTTCGCTCGATCGGGAGGGACGGGTGATCTATTTCGGCACCTTCTCCAAGATCATGATGCCGAATTTGCGACTCGGCTACATGGTCGCCAACAGGCATTTCATCGCAGGATTTTCCAAGGGCCGCGCGCGGATCGACGTGCACACCTCCGGCATCGGACAGCTCGCTTTGGCCGAGTTCATGCGGGAAGGGCACCTGCTGCGACATCTCCGCGCGATGCGCCGGGTCTATACGAGCAGGCGAAAGGCGCTGATCGAGGCGATCGCAGCGCAGACGCCGGACGATCTGACCGTGTCCTCGGCCGTCACCGGGTTGCATCTCGTCGCGCTGTTCACCGAGGCGATGCAGGCGCGGATGAGTGATCGCGAAGCGGCTTCTACCCTGAAACAGGCCGGCATCCACGTCCAGCCGCTGTCGCAGAATTTTTTGGAGCAACCGACGCGACAGGGCCTGGTGTTCGGCTACGGACGTCTGCGGGTCGAGGATGCCTCGCCGCTGCTTGCGACAATTCTGTCCGCGTCACGCGGCATCGTTCGATTTGCGCGACGGGGCGATCAATCCGGGATGGCCGAGCCCACCGTTGCGGCTTTACCCGATACGGATCACGGGCGACCAAATCTGCGTGCAAGCGCGGGAGCAGCAAGCACGGCGATGATGGCATCCTGCCGCTGTTTTGCCCGACGAGTCAAAAGGATCGTCGGTGTCGACTTGCCTGCAAAATTCGTCTTTGAAAACAACGGCAACCCTACTGTGCATGGGGTTGTTTTCGCGGTTCTAGTCCAGCAACCGGCGGACGGCGTCGACGAGAACCCCGTCTGGCCGGCGCAGAGCCTCGAGAATGGTGAAATGGTCGGCGCCGTCGACCTGAATGAGCTTGCCGGGCGCCTTCGCCGCGGCGCGCTTGTCGTGGAGATTGATGGAATCGCACACCAGCGCCGGCAGCTCGTTGCTGCCATAGGCGATGTCGAGACGTTTCGGCGTGACCGGCAGGCGCAGCGGCGACAGCGCGGCGATTTCCACATCCGTCAGCTTCAGCGCGTTGTTGAGTCCGGTATCGCGGATGGGTGCGAGCTCGTACACGCCTGAGATCGCCAAGCCCGCATGGACATTCGGATGGTCCAGTGCCATCGCCGCGAGATGGGCGCCGGCCGACCAACCAGACAGGACGACCGGTCCGGCAATGCCATAGGACGCACCATTGGCGGCAAGCCAGTCGAGCGCGCGCGGGACTTCGGTGACGATGTCGGTGAGGGACACCCCCGGCGCCAGCGAATAGCCGGGAATGGCAACCGACCAGCCATGGGCGGCGATGCCTTCGACGAGCATGGCGAACAATTCGCGCGAATTGCGCTGCCAATAGCCGCCATGCAGGAACACCAGGCATGGTGCCTCGGGCCTGGGGGCCGGGTAGAGATCGATCTTGTTGTTCGCCCGCTGACCGTAAGGCAGATCGAGATGGGATTTCAGCGAGCCTCGCAGCCGGCCAGAGGCTTCGTTCCGTTCGGCGATCAGGGCCGCGCTGTTCTTGACGGCCGCGTTGTTGTCATAGGCAGCGTCGCGTTCTGCCTGGGACAGTCCGGACCATGCGGAACGGGGATCGAGCGGCCGACCTGTCGAATAAGCATTCTCAACCATAATCTCTCCGATGCGGCCCTGGATGGCACCCTTGTCCAATTTGGGCCGACTATTCACCGACAATTGAGGTATTGGGCCAGCCGTGTCCAGATTGGACAAGGCTGCCTCGAACCATGCGATGCGGGATCATTGTTGCTTTCTCTTGGCCGCACCACTTTATTGTTGCGGTTGCACCCGGCGCCCATTCAGGCGAAGGATACGCGGGAGTGCCACGCAAAATGCTGGTTCTGGTGCGAGGGCACCTGCGTGTTGTCGGTTCGATGAAAGAATAGCCATTTGAATTCGCAAGACTATCGCTTTTCCGTGGCGCCCATGATGGATTGGACCGACCGGCATTGCCGGGTGTTCCACCGTCACCTGACGCGGCGGGCGTTGCTCTACACCGAGATGCTGACCACGGGCGCCATCATTCATGGCGACCGGGAGCGGCTGCTTGGATTCGACGCATGCGAGCATCCGGTGGCGCTTCAGCTTGGCGGCTCGGATCCGCACGAACTCGCGCAGGCCGCGCGGATCGGCGAGGCGTTCGGCTATGACGAGATCAATCTCAATGTCGGCTGCCCGTCCGATCGCGTGAAGGATGGCCGCTTCGGCGCCTGCCTCATGGCCGAGCCGGAACTGGTGGCGCGATGCGTCGAGGTGATGAAGGCTGCGGTCGCCGTTCCCGTCACCGTGAAGTGCCGCATCGGGATCGACGACCAAGATCCCGAGGTCGCACTCGATACGCTGTCGCGCGCGGTGGTGGCGTCCGGCTGCGATGCACTGATCGTGCACGCGCGTAAGGCCTGGCTCAACGGCCTGTCGCCGAAGGAGAACCGCGACATCCCGCCGCTCGACTATGAACGCGTCTATCGTCTCAAGCACGCGATGCCTGATGTGCCCGTCATCATCAATGGCGGCATCCGAAGCATCGAAGAGGCGAAGGCGCATCGCGAACACGTCGACGGCGTCATGCTCGGCCGCGCCGCCTACCAGGAGCCGTGGCGACTGCTCGATGTCGATGCCGGCATCTTCGGCGAGGCTTCAGCGCACGCCTCCATGCAGGACGCCCTCGAGGCGATGATGCCCTACATCGAAGACCAACTGGCGCGTGGCACCCGACTGCACGCGATCACGCGGCATTTCGTCGGCGCATTCCACGCCGTGCCAGGGGCGCGCGCATTCCGGCGGCATCTCGCCGAGCAGGGGGTGAAGCCGGGCGCTGGTCTCGCCGTGCTGCGCGACGCGATCGCGCGTGTCGGTGCACGTGCGCCTGCGGAGGCGGCGGCCTAGGTGGTCTAGTTGACCGCCGCGCGTGGACGACGAGAACTGCTCGGGAGCTCCGGATAGCCGGTCAGCATCAGCGTGTCCGCGCGCACGCCCCAGCTTTCCAGGCGGTCGAGGAAGCTCATCCCGAGCAGATTGGTCTTCATCTGGCCGCGCTGCACGACGAGGGCCGGGACCGACTTCTCCACCAGCTTGCCGACGGCGAGACGGTCGAGCGTGAGCCGGGCTGCCTTGGTGTGGCCGCCCGCGGTCTCCAGGTCGACGTCGTATTCGAGCATCTCGAGCGGCAACCCGATCGCCTTTGCGGTCTCCCAGGTCAGCACCACCGAGGTCGCGCCGGTATCGATCACCATCGGTGCAGCCACGCCGTTGATCTTGGCGCGCAATGCAAACTCGCCGCCCTGGCCGCGCGGAATATGTACGGCGGGAGCCGGTGCAGCGGTCTGCGCCCGGAAGATGTGCGAGACCTTGTGGCTGGCACGCGCGATCTGGTCGGGATCTCCATAGGCGACGACGGCGCCCGCGGTGCCGGCGAGCATGACGAGAACGAGCAGGAAGCGGATCATTGCGCGCCTCCGCGCGTGCGCGTGCCCGTCAGGTGCGCCTTGGCGATGCCGCGATCGGCGTGAGCCCTGCCTGATTCATCCGAGCTGGCAACAGCGCCATGACCGCCAGCCGTTCCGCGCTGTCCATGGCGTGCCAGCGCGCGATCTCCGGCAAGGTCCGGCCGCAGCCGAAGCACAGCTTGGTCTTGGGATCGATCATGCAGACGGCGATGCACGGCGTGTCTTTGGTCATATGGACATATTGAGGGATCGTCGGGCATCTCGGCAAGCATCTCGTTAAGAACCCGTGCCTGCGCTCATGATCGGCTTGTGGCGCGGCCGGCGCTTCTCGTCGGGAACGAGCGAACCCTCCGGCTGGAGCGGCGGGGAATCGTCCGACAGCGGCGCCAGCGCGCTCATCACGCGCTCCGGCGGGAAGGTGACGATCACCTCGGTGCCGATGCGCAGCTTCGATTTCAGCGTGAACGTGCCGCCATGCAGGTCGATCAGATTCTTGGCGATGGGCAGGCCGAGGCCTGCGCCCTGTTCGGCCGACTTGATCGAGTTCGAGCCCTGGCCGAACGAGGCCAGCACGACCGGGATCTCGTCCTCGGGGATGCCGGAGCCGGAATCCCTCACCGAGAGATATTGTCCGCCCGAAGCGGTCCATCCCGCCTTGAGCCAGATCTCGCCGCCTTGCGGGGTGAACTTGATCGAATTGGAGAGCAGGTTGAGCACGACCTGGCGGATCGCGCGCTCATCGGCCCAAAGCCGCGGCATCGCCTGCTCGAACACTTCGTGGATGGTGATGCCGCGGCTGGACGCGCGCAGCTTCATTAAATGGTGGCAGTCGGCGACGATGCCGACCAGGGACACCGCTTCCTCGTTGAGTTCGTAGCGGCCGGCTTCGATCCGGGATAGATCGAGGATCTCGTTGATGAGATTGAGCAGGTGTACGCCGGAATTGTGAATGTCGGCCGAATATTCCTTGTACACCGGAACCGCGTGCGCGCCGAAAATCTCGCTCTTCATCACCTCGGAAAAACCGAGGATGGCGTTCAGCGGCGTGCGCAGCTCGTGGCTCATCTGCGCGAGGAAACGCGACTTGGCGACGTTGGCGGATTCGGCGCGGTGGCGTGCTTCGTCCGAGATTGCCTTGGCTTGTTCGAGCTCGCCGATCAGCGCGTCCTTCTCGGCGCGCGCCTCGAGCGTGGCGAAGGTCGAGGAGTGCAGGCGGTGGGCCAGCAGCACGAAATAGCCCTCGGCCGCGACCGCGAGCGCCGCCAGGATGTAATTGTCCAGCGAGCCCGTCATCACGAAGCTCAGTGCCATCGCGACCGCGACCGGCATGGTGGCGGCAACGGCGGCGATCGGCAGATTGGCGGCCAGCATGCTCGATACTGCGATCACCAGCAGCATCAGGAACATCATCAGCGTTTCCGTGACCATGTCGAGTACGGGATGGATCAGGATTGCCATCCAGCACAGGCCATAGAGCAGGTCGAGCACGACGAAACGTGTCCGCCACGCGCGCGTCGCGGCAGGAGAGGCGGGTTCGGTCAGGAACCGCCGGCAGCTGCGGATCATGGCGGCATGGAAGCAGAGCATGCCTGCTGTCCAGGCCGCGGCCGGGATCGGCTGCATCCAGAGCCCGAACAGCACGCCGGTCGCGACCACCAGCAGCATCACGACATAGGACGCCGACAGCCGCGTCTGGGCATATTGGCGCAGCATCTCGGCGTCGAAGGCCGGCCGGGTTCCGCTGGTCGACGTTAACCTGTCGCGCGCCTCGCGCACCCGCTGCGCCGCAGCCCTTCGGCTGCTCGCCGACGGAGCGCTCACCGGCTCCGCCGGAAGCTGCACGACCTCGGGCTTTTCAGCGGGGTTACTCATCAAGCAACACGATTCCTGCCCACGCCGGACGCGGGCCTTCTGCATTGTCTATCTCTGGCAAGAAATCCTTAAGAGGTGACTTAAGGAGCTAAAGAATTACGTTAACCCGGCGTTAATTTGGATCGGCCTGCGGCGCTCAATGCAGCGCGGCGTACTGCGCAATGTATACCAGTGCTCCCGCCAGATAGCCCAGGAGTGCGGCCGGCGCGATGCGGCGGGCGTACCAGAGGAACTCGATCCGCTCGAGGCCCATTGCGGCGACGCCGGCGGCCGAGCCGATGATCAGGATCGAGCCTCCTGTGCCGGCGCAATAGGCGATGAACTCCCACAGGAAGCTGTCCGGCGGATAATGAGCAATGTCGTACATGCCCATGGTCGCGGCGACGAGTGGCACGTTGTCGATGACGGCGCTGAGCAGGCCAAGCGCGATCACGATGATATCCTGGCGGCCGATCACCGCATCGAGCCATTTGGCCAGCATCGAGAGCAGGCCGGCGTTTTCGAGGCAGGCGACCGCGAGCAGGATTCCGACGAAGAACACGATCGAACCCATGTCGATCCGGGTTAGCGCCTGCGCAAGCGTGAGCGGTTGGCGGACATGCTCGTCCTTGCCGCGATGAACGATCTCGCCGACCAGCCAGACGACACCGAGTCCGAGCAGCACGCCCATGAAGGGCGGCAGATGGGTGATCGTCTTGAACGCGGGCACTGCGATCAGTACGCCGAGGCCGAGATAGAACATCACGTTTCGCTCGAACGGATCGACGCCCTGCAATCCCCCGTCCTTCGGCGGCGCCGCGATGGTCTTGCCTCTCAACGCGAAAGTAATGAGGACCAATGGCACCAGCAAATTGACGAGCGAGGGTAGAAACACGGCGCCCATGATTTTCAAGGGCGAGATCTGGCCGCCGATCCACAGCATGGTCGTGGTGACGTCGCCGATCACGGTCCATGCGCCGCCGGCATTCGCAGCGATGACGATCAGAGAGGCGAACAGCAGGCGATCGTCGCGCTTGGCGATCAGCCGCTGGATCAGCGACACCATGACGATGGTGGTGGTCAGATTGTCGAGGATCGCGCTGAGGAAGAAGGTCACTAAGCCGATCAGCCATATCAGGCGGACCTGGCTGGTCGTGTTGATGCGTGAGGTGATGACCTCGAAGCCATCATGGGCGTCGATCACCTCGACGATGGTCATGGCGCCAATCAGGAAGAACACGATCTGCGCGGTGGAGGCGACGGACTCATCGAGCTCGCGCCCGACCAAGGCGTGGTCGCCCGTCGCGACTGCATAGATGGTCCACAGTACCCCTGCGCCGAGTAGCGCGGAGGCGCTCTTGTTGACGCCGAGCGGATGCTCGAGCGCGATCGCCGCATAGGCCAGGACGAAAATGGCGGCGATCGCGATCAGCACAGTCGTTTTAGGTCTTCAATCAGCGCTGCAGGCGCGCAAGCAGGCTCGACGTATCCCAGCGCTTGCCGCCCATCTTCTCCACTTCGGAGTAGAACTGGTCGACCAGCGCAGTCACCGGCAGGTTCGCGCCGTTGCGGCGGGCTTCGGCCAGCGAGATCGAGAGGTCCTTCCGCATCCATTCGACCGCGAAGCCGAAATCATATTTGTCGTCGTTCATGGTCTTGTAGCGGTTCTCCATCTGCCAGGACTGCGCCGCGCCCTTGGAGATGGTCTCGATCACTGCTGCAACGTCGAGGCCGCTCTTCTTGGCGAAGTGGATACCCTCGGAGAGACCCTGCACCAGACCGGCGATGCAGATCTGATTGACCATCTTGGTCAGCTGGCCGCTTCCGGCAGGACCGAGCAGCTTGCACATCCGTGCATAGGCGCCGTTGATGATCGGCTCGGCGCCGGCATAGGCATCCTGCGCACCGCCGCACATCACGGTCAGCACCCCGTTCTCGGCACCTGCCTGGCCGCCGGAGACCGGCGCGTCGACGAACTTGAAGCCGGCCTTGGTCGCGGCCGCATCGAGCTCGCGGGCGACTTCGGCCGAGGCGGTGGTGTGGTCGACGAAGGTCGCGCCCTTCTTCATGCCGGCAAACGCACCGTCGGGGCCGATCGTGACCGCGCGCAGATCGTTGTCGTTGCCGACGCAGCACATCACGAAATCCTGGCCTTCCGCGGCGGCCTTCGGGGTCGGTGCGGTCTTGCCGCCGAACTTGTCCGCCCATTCCTTCGCCTTGGCCGCGGTGCGGTTGTAGACGGTGACCTCATGGCCCCCTTTTTTCGCGAGGTGTCCGGCCATCGGGAAGCCCATGACGCCGAGACCGAGGAAAGCGACTTTAGCCATGTATGGTACCTTGTCCGTAGTTTGGGTTTACGGTTCTTGCCGGGCGAGCAGGGCGCCTGGGTTCCGTCTTGGGGACGGATTGGGCCGCACCATAAACCCTTGAGGCCGGAGGGCAACGGCTTCGTTTGGCGGCCCCCTGTGCTAGGATGGCGGACCTCAAAAACTTCAAAAAAGGGAGCGAAGGCATGGGTGTGGATTTGGGCGGCGTGAGCGTTGGGGTGCTCGATCATTTCAACATCCGGACCCGGAAGCTGACTGAGACGGTCCGCTTCTACGAAGACGTTCTGGGCCTGGAAAATGGCGCGCGGCCGAATTTCGCTTTCCCGGGCGCCTGGATGTACAGCGAGGGCAGGCCGGTGGTGCATCTGGTCGATATTTCGCCGACCGCCGAGCCACAAAAGCCGGATTCCGGCGTTGTCCACCATGTCGCCTTCGTCAGCCGGGGCTTCGAGGCCATGAAGCAGCGGCTGACGTCGAAGGGGATGAAGTTCGACTCCCGCCAGGTGCCCGGCGGCGACCTCTGGCAGATCTTCGTCCACGATCCCAACGGGGTCATGATCGAGCTGAATTACGAGGCGGCCCGGGAGCAGGGGACGGCGCCTGCGGAGATGGCCGACGATATCGGCAGGCAGTAGCCTTTTGGGCGTTTCCGCTCTAATGGGGCATCCTCAACT
This genomic stretch from Bradyrhizobium daqingense harbors:
- a CDS encoding DUF1289 domain-containing protein, whose product is MTKDTPCIAVCMIDPKTKLCFGCGRTLPEIARWHAMDSAERLAVMALLPARMNQAGLTPIAASPRRT
- a CDS encoding alpha/beta hydrolase; protein product: MVENAYSTGRPLDPRSAWSGLSQAERDAAYDNNAAVKNSAALIAERNEASGRLRGSLKSHLDLPYGQRANNKIDLYPAPRPEAPCLVFLHGGYWQRNSRELFAMLVEGIAAHGWSVAIPGYSLAPGVSLTDIVTEVPRALDWLAANGASYGIAGPVVLSGWSAGAHLAAMALDHPNVHAGLAISGVYELAPIRDTGLNNALKLTDVEIAALSPLRLPVTPKRLDIAYGSNELPALVCDSINLHDKRAAAKAPGKLIQVDGADHFTILEALRRPDGVLVDAVRRLLD
- a CDS encoding VOC family protein; its protein translation is MGVDLGGVSVGVLDHFNIRTRKLTETVRFYEDVLGLENGARPNFAFPGAWMYSEGRPVVHLVDISPTAEPQKPDSGVVHHVAFVSRGFEAMKQRLTSKGMKFDSRQVPGGDLWQIFVHDPNGVMIELNYEAAREQGTAPAEMADDIGRQ
- the dusA gene encoding tRNA dihydrouridine(20/20a) synthase DusA, producing the protein MMDWTDRHCRVFHRHLTRRALLYTEMLTTGAIIHGDRERLLGFDACEHPVALQLGGSDPHELAQAARIGEAFGYDEINLNVGCPSDRVKDGRFGACLMAEPELVARCVEVMKAAVAVPVTVKCRIGIDDQDPEVALDTLSRAVVASGCDALIVHARKAWLNGLSPKENRDIPPLDYERVYRLKHAMPDVPVIINGGIRSIEEAKAHREHVDGVMLGRAAYQEPWRLLDVDAGIFGEASAHASMQDALEAMMPYIEDQLARGTRLHAITRHFVGAFHAVPGARAFRRHLAEQGVKPGAGLAVLRDAIARVGARAPAEAAA
- a CDS encoding TIGR02281 family clan AA aspartic protease, which encodes MIRFLLVLVMLAGTAGAVVAYGDPDQIARASHKVSHIFRAQTAAPAPAVHIPRGQGGEFALRAKINGVAAPMVIDTGATSVVLTWETAKAIGLPLEMLEYDVDLETAGGHTKAARLTLDRLAVGKLVEKSVPALVVQRGQMKTNLLGMSFLDRLESWGVRADTLMLTGYPELPSSSRRPRAAVN
- a CDS encoding NAD(P)-dependent oxidoreductase, with the translated sequence MAKVAFLGLGVMGFPMAGHLAKKGGHEVTVYNRTAAKAKEWADKFGGKTAPTPKAAAEGQDFVMCCVGNDNDLRAVTIGPDGAFAGMKKGATFVDHTTASAEVARELDAAATKAGFKFVDAPVSGGQAGAENGVLTVMCGGAQDAYAGAEPIINGAYARMCKLLGPAGSGQLTKMVNQICIAGLVQGLSEGIHFAKKSGLDVAAVIETISKGAAQSWQMENRYKTMNDDKYDFGFAVEWMRKDLSISLAEARRNGANLPVTALVDQFYSEVEKMGGKRWDTSSLLARLQR
- the nhaD gene encoding sodium:proton antiporter NhaD, with the protein product MLIAIAAIFVLAYAAIALEHPLGVNKSASALLGAGVLWTIYAVATGDHALVGRELDESVASTAQIVFFLIGAMTIVEVIDAHDGFEVITSRINTTSQVRLIWLIGLVTFFLSAILDNLTTTIVMVSLIQRLIAKRDDRLLFASLIVIAANAGGAWTVIGDVTTTMLWIGGQISPLKIMGAVFLPSLVNLLVPLVLITFALRGKTIAAPPKDGGLQGVDPFERNVMFYLGLGVLIAVPAFKTITHLPPFMGVLLGLGVVWLVGEIVHRGKDEHVRQPLTLAQALTRIDMGSIVFFVGILLAVACLENAGLLSMLAKWLDAVIGRQDIIVIALGLLSAVIDNVPLVAATMGMYDIAHYPPDSFLWEFIAYCAGTGGSILIIGSAAGVAAMGLERIEFLWYARRIAPAALLGYLAGALVYIAQYAALH
- a CDS encoding sensor histidine kinase, with the protein product MSNPAEKPEVVQLPAEPVSAPSASSRRAAAQRVREARDRLTSTSGTRPAFDAEMLRQYAQTRLSASYVVMLLVVATGVLFGLWMQPIPAAAWTAGMLCFHAAMIRSCRRFLTEPASPAATRAWRTRFVVLDLLYGLCWMAILIHPVLDMVTETLMMFLMLLVIAVSSMLAANLPIAAVAATMPVAVAMALSFVMTGSLDNYILAALAVAAEGYFVLLAHRLHSSTFATLEARAEKDALIGELEQAKAISDEARHRAESANVAKSRFLAQMSHELRTPLNAILGFSEVMKSEIFGAHAVPVYKEYSADIHNSGVHLLNLINEILDLSRIEAGRYELNEEAVSLVGIVADCHHLMKLRASSRGITIHEVFEQAMPRLWADERAIRQVVLNLLSNSIKFTPQGGEIWLKAGWTASGGQYLSVRDSGSGIPEDEIPVVLASFGQGSNSIKSAEQGAGLGLPIAKNLIDLHGGTFTLKSKLRIGTEVIVTFPPERVMSALAPLSDDSPPLQPEGSLVPDEKRRPRHKPIMSAGTGS
- the hydA gene encoding dihydropyrimidinase, whose protein sequence is MTQLDLAIRGGTIVTASDEFRADIGIRGDRIVSISDRVEGAAREIDATGLLALPGGIDSHVHISQPSGPDVVMADDFASATRAAAAGGNTMVLPFALQEKGTSLRTCVENYRKLAEGECYIDTAFHLIISDPTAVVLGQELPALVKDGYTSFKVFMTYDDLVLSDKQLLEVFEVARREEALVMVHCEGYDAIRFLTSKLEREGHIAPYYHGTSRPQAVEREATHRAISHAEVIGVAIMIVHVSGREAMEQVRWAQQRGLPVHAETCPQYITLTADDMKGLNMDISGAKYVCSPPPRDVESQQAIWEGITTGVFQTFSSDHCPFRYDDPKGKLTPNSRTSFRWVPNGIPGVETRLPILFSEGVSKGRITLQKFVELTATNHARIYGLYPRKGSIGIGFDADIVLWDPRLQKPIQQADLHHGADYTPWEGFDVTGWPVTTIARGRVVYEQGKIVGDKGAGEVLSRGKSSLV